The following coding sequences lie in one Drosophila sulfurigaster albostrigata strain 15112-1811.04 chromosome 2R, ASM2355843v2, whole genome shotgun sequence genomic window:
- the LOC133839468 gene encoding vacuolar protein sorting-associated protein 33B — protein MDVTLDKKLQGFQLVAQEKLQAILCSIPGKKELILEPELIKPLEHVCTASWLKLKGIQRIYKLDAKQRVPRDADQVHIYMIRSMLDTYQTLLRQLQPLAMSSMSSSESPDLALRMFHIICVPSCYAYFHALLEQAGLWGLVQLHHYNWDFIYLDHGVLSLELPNLYECLYLQGNSSALPAVAQSLRLLQMICGQPALTLTFGSHSAQLLHELQALGPVPQAINPPDFGACLIIDRDKDYASTLLTPAIYAGLLLEVFQLRAGEISIDNANNKISSQKVQLLQGKSEYPPKSSSKPSSIRLHSACDEFYGENRYKHFAQASSSVRAQVKALSLEVQKLNDLKLEEMHDYVARKLPKLTELKAKVLRHLNASEVVIKMLGNFRHLQTLEEDILNNVSRKRLLSEIDMLLTTDGQRYNTLRLLCLLHLCVGVAPDELQHFARNYCNMFGHRELCVFQQLSQAGLLPALQPERKSSTKLLSNLPLPKFQQTEFQANANRLKLLASSADAEQSAAAGVDAAARAASKTCPSFVFNGTYVPLIAQLCSILLNASNADQLATKLAMIEGLQMCVPGGQTTTPKAYAAQVKTATGEANDVFPLRLRNLFVFVVGGASYAEIAACDLVAKLTNAQITVASDKLLAGSDLIAAAFNH, from the exons ATGGATGTGACGCTGGATAAGAAGCTGCAAGGATTTCAACTGGTTGCCCAGGAAAAG TTGCAGGCCATACTATGCTCAATACCGGGCAAAAAGGAACTAATCTTGGAGCCTGAGCTTATCAAGCCGCTGGAACATGTTTGCACCGCCTCCTGGCTAAA GCTGAAAGGCATTCAGCGCATTTACAAGCTCGATGCCAAGCAACGTGTGCCGCGTGATGCTGACCAAGTGCACATCTACATGATACGCAGCATGCTGGACACGTATCAAACGCTGCTACGCCAATTACAGCCGCTGGCCATGTCATCGATGTCGTCCAGTGAGTCACCCGATCTGGCGTTGCGCATGTTTCACATAATCTGTGTGCCCAGCTGCTATGCCTATTTCCATGCGCTGCTTGAACAGGCGGGCCTCTGGGGTCTGGTGCAGCTGCATCATTACAACTGGGATTTCATCTATCTGGATCATGGAGTGCTGAGTCTGGAGTTGCCCAAT CTATACGAATGCCTTTACCTCCAAGGGAATAGTTCAGCCTTGCCTGCTGTGGCTCAGAGTTTGAGGCTGCTGCAAATGATTTGTGGACAGCCTGCGCTAACGCTCACATTTGGCAGCCACTCGGCGCAGCTGCTGCACGAGCTGCAAGCCCTGGGTCCAGTGCCCCAGGCAATAAACCCACCAGACTTTGGCGCTTGCCTCATCATCGATCGTGATAAGGATTATGCATCGACGCTGCTTACGCCAGCTATTTATGCTGGCCTGTTGCTCGAGGTATTTCAATTGCGCGCTGGAGAAATCAGCATTGACAATGCcaacaataaaataagcaGCCAGAAGGTGCAGCTACTCCAGGGAAAGTCCGAATATCCACCCAAGTCCAGCAGCAAGCCAAGCAGCATTCGCCTTCATAGCGCCTGTGATGAGTTCTATGGCGAGAATCGTTACAAGCACTTTGCCCAGGCAAGCAGCTCTGTACGAGCACAGGTCAAGGCCTTGAGTCTTGAAGTGCAGAAACTAAACGACTTGAAGCTGGAGGAAATGCACGATTATGTGGCACGCAAGTTGCCCAAGTTAACCGAGCTAAAAGCCAAAGTGTTGCGGCATCTGAATGCGTCCGAGGTTGTCATAAAAATGCTGGGCAACTTTCGGCATCTGCAGACACTAGAGGAGGACATCTTGAACAATGTTTCACGCAAACGTCTGCTGTCCGAGATTGATATGCTGCTGACCACAGATGGACAACGGTACAACACGTTGCGTCTGCTGTGCCTACTGCATTTGTGTGTTGGAGTTGCACCCGATGAACTGCAACACTTCGCCCGCAACTATTGCAATATGTTTGGGCATCGCGAGCTCTGCGTCTTTCAGCAATTATCGCAGGCCGGACTTTTGCCTGCCTTGCAGCCGGAACGCAAGAGCTCAACGAAACTGCTGTCGAACTTGCCGTTGCCTAAGTTCCAGCAAACGGAATTCCAGGCCAACGCCAATCGTCTTAAGCTGTTAGCCTCCTCTGCAGATGCCGAGCAGTCAGCTGCCGCTGGCGTAGACGCCGCAGCCCGAGCTGCTTCCAAAACCTGTCCCAGCTTTGTATTCAACGGCACTTATGTACCTCTAATAGCACAACTGTGTTCCATTCTGCTCAATGCCAGCAACGCCGATCAATTGGCCACCAAACTGGCCATGATCGAGGGCCTGCAAATGTGTGTACCTGGTGGTCAGACAACTACTCCTAAAGCCTATGCGGCGCAAGTCAAGACAGCAACAGGCGAAGCCAATGATGTGTTCCCTCTGCGGCTGCGAAacttgtttgtgtttgtggtaGGCGGTGCAAGCTATGCAGAAATTGCCGCCTGTGACTTGGTGGCCAAGCTGACGAATGCCCAAATAACTGTTGCATCTGATAAACTTTTAGCTGGCAGCGATTTAATCGCAGCGGCTTTCAATCACTGA
- the LOC133839479 gene encoding uncharacterized protein LOC133839479, with product MSARLIVRNFCTAHWALQARVPRRANPGISYQLQESQQNHEASEDYADMESDFMSAGRTYRQHEAERHQNRDRVRQFMIKHKYFRAAKLPNLLLYAEKEQMRLLHERDSEEWNIARLAESFPATPEVVQKLLRSKWRPLNVERIRSHDAGVMRNWAQLRAGKCPDVPPELLQHLQKFAQRRQQDLKQLSPEQWPARPELPVPQTNEFRALLGNGQNTPKQVALNNPGQRVESPKRPEGDEETYLLDKVTNKRKMRLQELKELQLLPQQNPDLDRPLPNPSGTGILPNFVQKFEPSEVVVSVADQRKYEMSRIKDRIVIPRKLYREGATYRVEDAYYDDDGEFLYRVPGMTGGKSR from the coding sequence atgagTGCGCGACTCATTGTTCGGAATTTCTGCACAGCTCACTGGGCGCTTCAAGCTCGAGTACCGCGTCGCGCCAATCCCGGCATAAGCTACCAGCTGCAGGAATCACAACAAAATCACGAAGCTAGCGAGGATTATGCGGACATGGAATCGGATTTTATGTCCGCCGGTCGCACATATCGACAACACGAGGCGGAACGCCATCAAAACCGCGATCGGGTGCGTCAGTTCATGATCAAGCACAAATACTTTCGAGCTGCCAAATTACCTAACTTGCTCCTCTACGCGGAAAAGGAGCAAATGCGACTCCTACATGAACGTGATTCTGAGGAATGGAATATTGCGCGCTTAGCTGAGAGTTTTCCCGCAACACCGGAAGTTGTGCAAAAGTTGCTGCGCTCCAAATGGCGACCACTAAATGTGGAACGCATTCGTTCACACGACGCCGGCGTAATGCGCAACTGGGCGCAATTGCGAGCTGGCAAATGTCCTGACGTGCCGCCAGAGCTGTTGCAGCATCTGCAGAAGTTTGCGCAACGTCGCCAGCAGGATCTAAAGCAGTTGTCACCAGAACAGTGGCCAGCACGTCCTGAACTGCCAGTGCCCCAAACAAATGAATTTCGTGCGCTGCTGGGAAATGGACAGAACACACCAAAGCAAGTGGCATTGAACAATCCTGGTCAGAGAGTCGAAAGTCCAAAGCGACCCGAAGGCGATGAGGAAACATATTTGCTAGACAAGGTGACGAACAAGCGTAAAATGCGCCTGCAAGAGCTTAAGGAACTCCAGTTGTTGCCCCAACAAAATCCCGACCTAGACAGGCCATTGCCCAATCCCAGCGGCACTGGCATCCTGCCGAACTTTGTGCAGAAGTTCGAGCCCAGTGAGGTAGTTGTAAGCGTGGCAGACCAGCGCAAGTACGAGATGAGCAGGATAAAGGACCGCATTGTAATACCACGCAAGTTATATCGCGAGGGTGCCACATATCGTGTGGAGGACGCCTActacgatgacgatggcgagtTCTTGTACCGTGTGCCTGGCATGACTGGCGGAAAATCGAGAtga
- the LOC133839485 gene encoding mediator of RNA polymerase II transcription subunit 28, producing MSTPNNEAGGGNLMDEFEEAFQACLLSLTKQEPNSGTNKEEIELEVQKTTNRFIDVARQMEAFFLQKRFLVSTLKPYMLIKDENQDLSIEIQRKEALLQKHYNRLEEWKACLSDIQQGVHNRPTQPMMAGPCPTGMPPMGGPGPRPGMMGGMPPGGMPPVGQMQPGQQHLLQAQQCSSCV from the coding sequence atGTCCACGCCGAATAACGAAGCCGGTGGCGGGAACTTAATGGACGAATTCGAGGAAGCCTTTCAAGCCTGCCTGCTCTCGCTAACAAAACAAGAACCAAACTCCGGCACCAACAAGGAGGAGATCGAATTGGAAGTGCAAAAGACAACAAATCGCTTCATCGATGTGGCACGCCAAATGGAAGCTTTCTTTCTGCAAAAACGATTTCTCGTTTCCACACTAAAGCCGTACATGCTCATCAAGGACGAGAATCAAGACCTCAGCATTGAAATTCAACGTAAAGAAGCCTTGCTGCAGAAGCACTACAATCGTCTGGAGGAGTGGAAGGCATGCTTATCCGACATCCAGCAGGGCGTGCACAATCGTCCCACACAACCTATGATGGCAGGGCCTTGTCCCACCGGCATGCCACCAATGGGAGGTCCTGGACCACGTCCTGGCATGATGGGTGGCATGCCGCCAGGTGGAATGCCGCCGGTGGGGCAGATGCAGCCAGGACAGCAGCATCTGTTGCAGGCGCAGCAATGCAGCAGCTGCGTATGA
- the LOC133839470 gene encoding LOW QUALITY PROTEIN: transcriptional regulator ATRX homolog (The sequence of the model RefSeq protein was modified relative to this genomic sequence to represent the inferred CDS: deleted 2 bases in 2 codons), giving the protein MGEEKTDSRETIAGTSLINQADGDADCDGNSDVKSSKKKSSSGSKSTKRRQPTEQSEKIDNNVKENSRTKTNETKSGSKKSNSTIGNGDALNEVGNSADEQQEQQSTVEEKEEKPAFKISIVPLEKLLAQPDSSSNNARSTRNSANVRTPKANSDSKILSVRSSRRSRNNNVSIVELSDSEDDTDEEDIIVRNPIRARQTRINSTSSSTSSNNKIKSKVSGKKPPVNKKSLLSKLLIDSDSSTLNEEPIKRTLRRCVVRIQRTKLPTKPPATLAEVEGEPEVKASEKTTNKAAAKSKTVETTTSKAAAKAKSAEKVTTKAPEAKVQVSNDIDNGKKSDSKRRMSTDTEMEKASTSKRNRREKSASDSDNDSDYKDALDDQAESDQDSDDKQNKSDVEAEAEEEAAHSSGSEVMPQRKRRTFAGKKDAGGSANDSSDFEPEDKKNKKKRRRIKKNSSGESDDDEKNKNKRKHIRKIIKTKDLDLSTKEAAKEEDDRRKRIEERQKLYNRIFEKSESVEINELVLDFDEDSKKALLQVDKGLLKKLKPHQVDGVKFMWDACFETLKESEKNSGSGCILAHCMGLGKTLQVVTLSHTLLINTRRTGVERVLVISPLSTVNNWAREFVHWMGFAHRRDIEVYDISKYKDKPTRIFKLHEWFEEGGVCILGYDMYRILANEKAKGLRKKQREQLQQALVDPGPDLVVCDEGHLLKNEKTSISKAVTRMRSKRRIVLTGTPLQNNLKEYYCMIQFVKPNLLGTYKEYMNRFVNPISNGQYTDSTDRDLRLMKHRSHILHKLLEGCIQRRDYSVLAPYLPPKHEYVVYTTLSELQQQLYGYYMTTHRDQASSDICGKGARLFQDFQDLRRIWTHPMNLRVNSDNVIAKRLLSNDDSDEMEGFICDESEEEDAASNSSDSAESFKSDASLTLVSNDAAGGSKVKSRKTRNGVRSGMVDSDSDVELLSGPAVQKDDPSEWWKPFVEEKELNNVNHSPKLLILLRLLQQCEAIGDKLLVFSQSLQSLDVIEHFLSLVDSNTKNYEFEGDVGNFKGCWSPGEDYFRLDGSCSVEQREAMCKKFNNATNLRARLFLISTRAGGLGINLVAANRVVIFDVSWNPSHDTQSIFRVYRFGQVKPCYIYRLIAMGTMEQKVYERQVAKQATAKRVIDEQQISRHYNQTDLMELYTYELKPSVEREMPLLPKDRLFAELLTEHENLIFKYHEHDSLLEQEEHENLTEEERKSAWAEYEAEKTRAVQASQYMSYDRNAFGATVASQFGNASGSVTSNKIFGFRSDILLQLLNMKISKDHPELTQNQVIQLVPSYLQQLYNEMNNGDPTMYKDLLQLHTHIVHPSGMYMNPLLYANQHPSAAGYNQGTGQAVDGAAVAPNAANATGFEADKVYEID; this is encoded by the exons ATGGGAGAGGAAAAGACAGATTCTCGGGAGACAATTGCTGGAACTTCTTTGATCAATCAAGCGGACGGTGACGCTGACTGCGACGGCAACAGCGACGTCAAGAGctcgaagaagaagagcagcagcggcagcaaaagtacaaaaagaaGACAACCAACTGAGCAATCTGAAAAAATAGACAACAATGTCAAAGAGAAttcaagaacaaaaacaaatgaaacaaaatctGGTAGCAAAAAAAGTAACAGCACAATTGGTAACGGAGATGCATTAAACGAAGTTGGCAACTCTGCTGacgaacaacaagaacagcaaagTACTGTagaagagaaagaagagaagccagcatttaaaataagcaTTGTGCCGCTAGAGAAACTCTTGGCCCAGccggacagcagcagcaacaacgctCGATCAACACGCAACTCGGCGAACGTCAGAACGCCAAAAGCAAACTCAGACTCAAAGATTCTCAGTGTTCGATCGTCACGTCGCAGCCGGAACAATAACGTTTCCATTGTAGAGCTGAGCGACAGTGAAGACGACACGGACGAAGAAGACATCATAGTGCGAAATCCAATACGAGCTCGTCAAACACGCATCAATTCAACATCCTCCAGCACCAGCTCCAATAACAAGATAAAGAGCAAAGTGAGTGGAAAGAAGCCGCCGGTGAATAAGAAGAGTTTGCTCAGCAAACTGCTGATCGATAGCGACAGCAGCACTCTCAACGAGGAGCCAATTAAAAGGACGCTGCGTCGTTGTGTTGTGCGCATCCAGCGCACGAAGCTGCCTACGAAGCCGCCAGCAACATTAGCCGAAGTCGAAGGCGAACCAGAAGTCAAAGCATccgaaaaaacaacaaacaaagcagctgcaaaatCAAAGACAgtcgaaacaacaacaagcaaggcagcagcaaaagcaaaatcagccgaaaaagtaacaacaaaagcaCCGGAAGCAAAAGTCCAAGTCTccaacgacatcgacaacggAAAGAAATCGGATTCGAAGCGAAGGATGAGCACAGATACAGAGATGGAAAAAGCGAGCACTTCAAAACGCAATCGACGTGAGAAAAGCGCCAGTGATAGCGACAACGATTCTGATTACAAAGATGCACTAGATGATCAGGCGGAATCGGATCAAGATAGCGAcgataaacaaaacaaatccgATGTCGAAGCTGAGGCTGAAGAGGAGGCTGCTCATAGCAGCGGCAGCGAGGTGATGCCGCAACGAAAACGTCGCACGTTTGCGGGCAAAAAGGATGCGGGTGGCTCTGCAAATGATTCATCTGATTTCGAACCCGAggacaagaaaaataaaaagaaacggAGACGAATTAAAAAGAATTCCAGCGGCGAAagcgatgacgatgagaagaacaagaacaagcgCAAGCACATTCGTAAAATTATCAAAACTAAAGACTTGGATCTGAGCACCAAGGAGGCGGCCAAAGAGGAGGATGATCGACGCAAACGCATCGAGGAGCGCCAAAAGCTCTATAATCGAATTTTTGAGAAATCTGAGAGTGTAGAAATCAACGAGCTAGTGCTCGATTTCGACGAGGACTCCAAGAAGGCGCTACTGCAAGTGGACAAGGGTCTGCTGAAGAAGCTGAAACCCCATCAGGTGGATGGCGTGAAGTTCATGTGGGATGCTTGCTTCGAGACGCTAAAGGAGAGCGAGAAAAACTCCGGCTCCGGTTGCATTCTGGCCCATTGCATGGGTCTGGGCAAGACCTTGCAGGTGGTTACCTTGTCGCACACGCTACTCATCAATACGCGACGCACGGGAGTGGAACGTGTGTTGGTCATCTCACCACTAAGCACTGTGAACAATTGGGCACGAGAGTTTGTGCATTGGATGGGATTTGCTCATCGACGTGACATTGAGGTCTATGACATTTCCAAATACAAGGATAAACCGACGCGCATCTTCAAGTTGCACGAATGGTTCGAGGAGGGCGGCGTCTGCATTCTGGGCTATGATATGTATCGCATTCTGGCCAACGAGAAGGCCAAAGGATTGCGC AAAAAGCAACgcgagcagctgcagcaagcACTCGTTGATCCGGGGCCAGATCTAGTTGTTTGTGACGAG GGACATTTGCTGAAGAACGAGAAGACTTCGATTAGCAAAGCGGTCACCCGGATGCGCAGCAAACGGCGCATTGTTCTCACTGGCACGCCGCTCCAAAACAATCTCAAAGAAT ACTATTGCATGATTCAGTTCGTGAAGCCCAATCTGCTGGGCACCTACAAGGAGTATATGAATCGGTTTGTCAATCCCATTAGCAATGGCCAGTACACTGATTCCACAGACCGCGATCTGCGTCTGATGAAGCATCGGTCGCATATTCTGCACAAGCTGCTCGAGGGTTGCATTCAACGGCGCGATTACTCAGTGCTGGCTCCTTATTTGCCACCCAAGCACGAATATGTGGTGTACACCACGTTGTCagagttgcagcagcagttgtaTGGCTACTATATGACCACGCATCGGGATCAGGCCAGCTCCGATATCTGCGGCAAGGGAGCGCGACTGTTTCAAGATTTTCAAGACTTGCGACGCATCTGGACGCATCCGATGAATTTGCGCGTGAATAGCGACAATGTTATTGCCAAGCGTCTGCTCAGCAACGATGACTCTGATGAAATGGAAGGTTTCATATGCGACGAGTCCGAGGAGGAAGACGCCGCTTCGAATTCATCGGACAGCGCCGAGTCCTTCAAGTCGGATGCTAGCTTAACGCTTGTTTCAAACGATGCCGCTGGCGGCAGCAAAGTCAAGAGTCGTAAGACCCGCAATGGTGTACGCTCTGGTATGGTGGATAGCGATTCGGATGTGGAGCTGCTGAGCGGACCAGCTGTGCAGAAGGATGATCCATCCGAGTGGTGGAAGCCATTTGTCGAGGAGAAGGAGTTGAACAACGTTAATCATTCCCCCAAGCTACTCATCCTATTGCGATTGTTGCAACAGTGCGAGGCCATTGGTGACAAGCTGTTGGTCTTCTCGCAGTCCCTGCAATCTCTCGATGTCATCGAgcattttctctctctggTGGATAGCAACACCAAAAACTACGAGTTTGAGG GCGATGTGGGTAACTTCAAGGGCTGCTGGTCACCTGGCGAGGATTACTTTCGTCTGGACGGATCATGCAGCGTGGAACAGCGTGAAGCCATGTGTAAGAAGTTCAACAATGCAACCAACTTACGTGCACGTCTCTTTCTCATTTCGACACGTGCTGGCGGATTGGGTATTAATCTAGTGGCTGCCAATCGTGTGGTCATCTTTGATGTCTCCTGGAATCCCTCACATGACACTCAGAGCATCTTTCGTGTGTATCGCTTTGGTCAGGTGAAGCCCTGTTACATCTATCGTTTGATTGCCATGGGCACTATGGAACAGAAGGTCTACGAGCGTCAGGTGGCCAAGCAGGCAACGGCTAAGCGTGTGATCGATGAGCAGCAAATCTCTAGGCATTACAATCAAACGGATCTAATGGAATTGTACACGTATGAGCTGAAGCCAAGCGTTGAACGAGAAATGCCTCTGCTGCCCAAAGATCGTTTGTTTGCCGAACTGCTGACAGAGCATGAGAATCTGATATTTAAGTACCACGAGCACGACTCGTTGCTGGAACAGGAGGAGCACGAGAATCTGACCGAAGAGGAGCGCAAGTCCGCTTGGGCTGAGTACGAGGCAGAGAAGACGCGTGCCGTCCAAGCATCCCAGTACATGAGTTACGATCGTAATGCCTTTGGAGCGACGGTAGCCAGTCAGTTTGGTAATGCCTCTGGCAGTGTGACCTCCAATAAGATCTTTGGCTTCCGCTCCGATAttctgctgcagttgctgaaCATGAAGATATCCAAAGATCATCCGGAATTAACTCAGAATCAGGTTATACAGCTAGTGCCTAGCTATCTGCAGCAACTGTACAATGAGATGAACAATGGAGATCCGACCATGTACAAGgacctgctgcagctgcacacGCACATCGTGCATCCCAGCGGCATGTACATGAATCCATTGCTTTATGCCAATCAGCATCCATCGGCGGCGGGTTACAATCAAGGCACTGGACAAGCAGTTGAtggagctgctgttgcgcCAAACGCAGCCAATGCAACGGGCTTTGAGGCGGACAAGGTATACGAAATTGATTAG